In Allomuricauda ruestringensis DSM 13258, the following proteins share a genomic window:
- a CDS encoding VanZ family protein — MLSLFSFSDMNLDAGNLNVPYADKITHFIFYMVFGFVGCLSFRERTKGSLGLSKTTKIVVGLAIVYGIIIEVLQYMVTTDRMAEIGDFLANTLGAFTGIGLIMWVFSKKNPLKWKF, encoded by the coding sequence ATGCTCAGCTTATTTTCTTTTTCGGACATGAACTTGGATGCAGGAAACCTGAACGTTCCCTATGCCGATAAAATCACCCACTTCATATTTTATATGGTGTTTGGTTTTGTAGGTTGTTTGAGTTTTCGGGAAAGAACTAAAGGAAGTCTTGGATTGAGCAAAACCACAAAAATTGTTGTGGGCTTGGCAATTGTATACGGTATAATTATTGAGGTATTACAGTATATGGTCACAACTGATCGAATGGCCGAAATTGGCGATTTTTTGGCCAATACATTGGGCGCATTTACAGGAATTGGGCTTATTATGTGGGTTTTTTCCAAGAAAAACCCGTTAAAATGGAAATTTTAA
- the gcvH gene encoding glycine cleavage system protein GcvH, whose product MNIPSELKYTKDHEWVKIDGDIATVGITDFAQSELGDIVYVEVETLDETLDKEEVFGTVEAVKTVSDLFLPLSGEIVEFNEALEDEPEKVNSDPYGDGWMVKIKISEPSEVDDLMSADDYKALIGA is encoded by the coding sequence ATGAACATACCATCAGAATTAAAGTACACAAAAGACCATGAGTGGGTCAAGATAGATGGAGATATCGCAACCGTAGGAATTACGGATTTCGCCCAGAGTGAACTAGGGGATATAGTTTATGTAGAGGTGGAGACTTTGGACGAAACATTGGATAAAGAAGAGGTTTTCGGAACCGTGGAAGCTGTAAAGACGGTTTCCGATCTGTTTTTGCCGTTAAGTGGTGAGATTGTTGAGTTTAATGAAGCTTTGGAAGATGAGCCCGAAAAAGTAAACTCCGACCCTTATGGCGATGGTTGGATGGTAAAAATTAAAATAAGCGAGCCCTCCGAGGTGGATGACCTTATGAGTGCCGACGACTACAAGGCATTGATAGGTGCTTAA